The proteins below are encoded in one region of Rhinolophus sinicus isolate RSC01 linkage group LG07, ASM3656204v1, whole genome shotgun sequence:
- the IFIT5 gene encoding interferon-induced protein with tetratricopeptide repeats 5, with translation MSEIPKDSLKTFLLELECHFTWNLLKEDIDLFDVEDTIGQQLEFLTTKSRLTLYNLLAYVKHLKGQNKDALECLEQAEEIIQREHSDKEEVRSLVTWGNYAWVYYHMDQLTEAQKYIDKVGNVCKKLSSPFNYKLECPEIDCEKGWALLKFGGKYYQKAKAAFEKALEVEPDNPEFNIGYAVTVYRLDDSDREGPIKSFSLGPLRKAVTLNPDDTYIKVFLALKLQDVHAEAEGEKYIEEILDQISSQPYVLRYAAKFYRRKNSWDKALELLKKALEVTPTSSFLHHQMGLCYRAQMIQIKKATRNRPKGKDKLEVDGLITSAIFHFKAAVERDSMFAFAYTDLANMYAEAGQYSNAEDIFQKALRLENITDDHKHQIHYHYGRFQEFHRKSESTAIHHYLEALKVKDRSSLRTKLTSALKKLATKRLGHNASDVQSLSALGFVYKLEGEKRQAAEYYERAQKIDPENAEFLTALCELRLSI, from the coding sequence TGAAATTCCTAAGGACTCCTTGAAGACCTTTCTGTTGGAGTTAGAATGTCACTTTACCTGGAATTTACTTAAGGAAGACATTGATCTGTTTGATGTGGAAGATACAATTGGGCAACAGCTTGAATTTCTTACCACAAAATCCAGGCTCACTCTTTATAACTTACTGGCCTATGTGAAGCACCTAAAAGGCCAAAATAAAGATGCCCTGGAGTGCTTGGaacaagcagaagaaataatCCAGCGGGAACATTCAGACAAAGAAGAAGTACGAAGTTTGGTCACTTGGGGAAACTACGCCTGGGTGTATTACCACATGGACCAGCTTACAGAAGCTCAGAAGTATATAGACAAGGTAGGGAATGTCTGCAAGAAACTGTCCAGTCCTTTCAACTACAAGTTGGAGTGCCCTGAGATTGACTGTGAGAAAGGGTGGGCACTCTTGAAATTTGGAGGAAAGTATTACCAAAAGGCTAAAGCAGCTTTTGAGAAGGCTCTGGAAGTGGAACCTGACAATCCAGAATTTAACATCGGCTATGCCGTCACGGTGTATCGGCTGGACGATTCTGACAGGGAAGGTCCTATAAAGAGCTTCTCCTTGGGTCCTCTGAGGAAGGCTGTTACCCTGAACCCAGATGACACCTACATTAAGGTTTTCCTGGCGCTGAAGCTTCAAGATGTACATGCCGAAGCTGAAGGGGAAAAGTATATTGAAGAAATCCTGGATCAGATATCATCCCAACCTTATGTCCTTCGTTACGCAGCCAAATTCTACAGGAGAAAAAATTCTTGGGACAAAGCTCTTGAGCTTTTGAAAAAGGCCTTGGAGGTGACACCGACCTCTTCTTTCCTACATCACCAAATGGGACTTTGCTATAGAGCACAAATGATCCAAATCAAGAAGGCCACACGCAACAGAcctaaaggaaaagataaactgGAAGTTGACGGGCTGATTACATCTGCTATATTTCATTTCAAGGCAGCTGTGGAACGAGACTCTATGTTTGCATTTGCCTACACGGATCTGGCCAACATGTACGCCGAGGCAGGCCAGTATAGCAATGCTGAAGACATTTTCCAGAAAGCCCTTCGTCTGGAGAACATAACTGATGATCACAAACATCAGATCCACTACCACTATGGCCGCTTTCAGGAATTTCACCGTAAATCAGAAAGTACTGCCATCCACCATTACTTAGAAGCCTTAAAGGTCAAAGACAGGTCCTCCCTACGTACCAAATTGACAAGTGCGCTAAAGAAATTGGCTACCAAGAGACTTGGTCACAATGCCTCAGATGTGCAGAGTTTAAGTGCCCTAGGGTTTGTTTACAAGCTGGAGGGAGAAAAGAGGCAAGCGGCTGAGTACTATGAGAGGGCCCAAAAGATAGATCCAGAAAACGCAGAATTCCTTACTGCTCTCTGTGAGCTTCGACTTTCCATTTAA